CTGTATAGTCAACAATCAAGCAATATGGCAACAAAATTTGAAGATTATTTCCTAATGTAATAATTATGAGCAATAATAAACTTTCAGTTAATGTGACCAAGCTTGCTTCCGGTCTGAGTCAGAGGGGCTAACACACTCCTGACAACACCTAACTTCGGAACCTCTTCCCTTTCTTACCCGTGTTTGATGATTGAGCAGAACACACAGTTTTCCAATAACAACAGCCCTCACAAATGTTCCAATAACTAACAGCCTCATTTTCTTACCCTAAAATAAACAGCCTCACTTTCCTAAGAGCAAAATACACAAGTATCTACTAATTCTGGACTGGATCAGATTGAGAAAACAAATACTGCACTGGATAAGCTAGCAAAATACACAAGTATCTACTAAATCGTGTAGTATATATGAGTGTAATTTCAAGTTCCAAGAGTGCAGTACATTGTATACAATTATCCAGAATAAAGAGCAGATGATTCAATCAGATGATCCATAATTTCATGATTTAACTCTACTAATTTTCTGTTGTACAACTTCAGTCGCCTATAGACTCGCTTCAATCAGAAAGAAGAGCAGATGAATAAATTACAGAAGGAATGCTCTGAAAGTGAAAAGGCACACAACGATGAGGTACCACTGATTGGATGAGGCACCGGCGGTGAGCTACCAGCAATTAAGAGCGCTACTGCCCACGGTGCTGCTCCTGGCACCTTCTGATCACTGGTCACCTCGGGCACGAAAGAGAGCGAGCCTGCGACACCCAACACCTGCCGGCCGCCGTACAGGTACGGGGGAGGGATTTTAAAGTACCTAGAGCACGACGAAACGCGGTCCTGACATGAGAACatagtaaaaagaaaaatacccTTAGCAAGATGAACCAGAGATTACAAATTTACACTTGCTGGAAAAATTCCGGAGATCATGAAATGAGAACATAGTAAATATTGCTTTTGTGGTGCGTTCTCGGAGTACCTTTCCGAGGGTATGAGAGTAGAACATGAGTCTCTTAATGTCAGCTACCTGCACAGCGAGATTATGAGAACAGAAAATAATTGGATGTCTTCAAGTTAACTGTCAAGCATTGGTTCCCAGAGAAAAGCACTGAGAGGCTACATAAATATAGAGTTGATTCCACTCAGGGAATGCCAATCCAAATTGGCATATAGTTCATAGCAACTCGCACAACGATATAGAAATTTACAGGTAAAGCAAACTACAGGAAACTGCCACTCTTCTACCAAGCCATGAAATTTACTACATTACAGAACTGGCAGACATTCTTGATAGAGAAGTTATCACCTCAACCAGTGGCTTCTTTCCATGAAGTAGCATATCCACACTCCTCTCAGTCTGCACAAGAGAGACACACCATATATTAGCATTCATCGCAggttgagaaaagaaaagtacatttcatttttcttgtaaaCAAAGGTGAGCAGATTACATTCAGGTAATATATCCTGAGTTCTGACAATATTCTTAGTTGGTAAAATAGCAGAGCAACAATAGGAGAAGCAAATAATTTTCAGATAATTCCTCAAggatgatatatatataacaaAAGGCGAGCTTAGAAAAGATAAGCATTATCGCAAATGGCATTACCGCACTATATTAGCAAATTTGGTCCAGCAAAAGATTCCCCTTTAAAAACTAACACCTCCTCATCTGTGTGACTTGAAGGTATTGCAAGTGATTACTATAACAGACTACAAGGATCAGTACAGATTAGAACGTTTGAAGCAAAACCATGAGTTGAGATAGATATCAGCAGTATGAAAAATTGATGCCCGTGTAGATCCCTATTAATTTGTACCCTTTCCACAGAATCCCAGTAACACATTCATCGTAATCTTAAAATTACAAGATATATCACTGTGCAAACCTGATACTTCTACACGGTTTCGGCCTAAAATTTTAGACCTGAACGCCTTGACCATGTTAACACAAAGCTGAAAAGATACATACTTGATACTTGTCCACATTGACCATTTGACATATATATTCATACCCGTTGAGTCACCCAATAGTGTCGCTCCCTCACCTCAATAAGGAAAGGGAACGTTGGATAGGTAGTGCACTCCACCACCTATCTAGAGATTTCAGATCTTGTGAATCAACACCCATTTGAAGATAGTACCTAATTCATGCATCAATTATGCATTACATTGGAAGCTGGTGAAATATCTTATCAGATCTTGGCCTCATTTgaataaaatataaaataaaaagttttaaaaataattagtGGATTACAGATGGAAATAGAAGAAAAACCAAGGTGACAGTACCTGAATCCTGCAAGCAACATCTCCCTACAAATTTAAACTGAATTGAGGAAAGACAGAGTAAGATTCAGTTGCAAAGCATTAGACCATGCTCTTCTAATGGTTACCTGCAAGTGCAAAGAATAACTTGATTAGTGTATTAGGCCCACATAAATTGGACTCAACTAAAATCTTTTTCCTAGAACTTGAAGAACATTGAAAAAGAGATCTAGAACGCTGAAACAGAAATCTTGACACACATAAACTATATTTTATTATTTGTACTTATATATAGTTCTAGGCAAAAATCCTCTAATTTAGGCTAAAGCATTACATACGAGCAAGTATTGGTAGCTTAATGAAGGATAAGTATGCGGCAATGATTGCATCATATGTTGGCACTACCAGCATTCCCGAACAATGCAGAACTAACTAAAAATAATTGGACTGTCAAAGCTTATAACATTTTTGAACGATAATAAAAGATTAAACATCAGTGAACACATCATATGCAAGGCCAAAGCTTAATGAAAGATAACACTGCAAGTGTTCGTAAAATGGACACTGAGATAATCTTTTGCTTGAAGAATCAGACATCATGGACGTACTGTTCAGAAAATTTATTTCAGATTCAAAATGGATCATCTAAAAGACTTACATTATGTGATCCACAAGTTTCACAGACTGTTGGGAAGCAAGGTATCAACAAGAAATTTAGAATAGTTACTGAATGTCTGAATATAAACAAACTCTAACAAAAAGACAGGCACACATACCCCAATTATCTGTTCACCACAGAGGTTGCGCTTGTCAGTGCCCCAAACGGGCTCGGTGAGAGTTTTGGGAGGGGACCTGAACCCGTATGTGGTGTTGGGAATGGCGACGCAAGCGGAGGTGAGCAGCGCGGAGGACGACCAGCCGGATTCTGAATCTTCTGGCGGCGGTCGAGACAAACCGAGGTGGAGATCGCGATTCGCTGCATCAGCCAGCAAAGAGGAGAGTGATCGAGGGGATGTGTCGGATGAGGAGGCGTGCTGGGGAAGGATATGCAGGTGGCGGTGGCCGGGGGCAAGGTGGCTGCGGGCGGAGGTGATGGGGAACGGCGATGAGGTACCGATTTGGGGTCAATCCGGGATAGGCCGGGGAGGAGCTCCGGTGGGGTGGAGGGGTTGTGCAGAACTATACATCGTAGGAGGGCTGACGGCAAGATGGGCGGGTGAGCAGTTGCGGGGGCTTGTTTCTGATCGGGTGGGTAGGGCAGCGGAGTAGCTACGGAAGCGGCGGCGTGCGACGGCCGCAGAACTCTGAGGCGTGCTGagtggggaggaggagaactgggaagcggcggcggcagcggatgCGGAGGCGCGGGTTCGGAAGAGGAGAACGGGGATGTGTATtggcggcagaggaggaggtgtgGCCGCAAAGTATCGGGAGGGCCGGACGGCGACTTCGTGCTGGAAAGGATGTtagagggcggcggcggcgagatggggaacagcggcggcagcggcggaggcgaggaagggcggtggcggaggcggggagAATCCTATCGGGAGAGATGCGAGCTAAGGGCAGGTAGCGACGGGGATCCggttttttctccttttcaatTTTCTCGCGCGTGGTTCGGGGCAGGACGGATCAACGTACGAGTAACAAAGTGCAAATTAAGCGGCAGTAAAGAAATGTGATACTCGGTCGGTAGTAACGTGTCATCGACCAATCGGTGTCCGAttagaaagaagaagattatATCACAAAATGAGACCTCAAATTCAGCATACGGAGTACCTTGCaaggtaaaaaagaaaaagaaattgctTTTAGAGTTAGGCCGCCATGGAGCCCCaagatataaaaaatatattcaaaaACCATATTTAGAAGTGTCCAAAATATCTGGGGAAAACAATCTACATATACCAGCTACATAACATCGTCCAAATGCAAATGGAGTGGTTTCGAGTTCCCTAACACTacttatactctctccgttcaacaaaatatgtctcaagtttgtcaaaatttgaatatatctagacatggcttagtgtatagatgcattcaaatttagtcaaagttgagacatcctctGTTGGAcggaaaaaatatatagtttTCTTTACGTCAGAAGACACGTTGAGTTTGAAGTTGGAATTTCGTGTGAATCgcaacatgcatgcagttCCTTGCAagtcatttttttattaaaaaaagttTAAGTTGGCAATTCATGGTATCTTTATAGTTTGGTTATTTATTGTATTTAACTATTTATATATACTAACCCTTTGTGCATGTGTATTTATCAGATTTCATATATAGTGAACTGGTTATAAGCTAGTTATATAGCCTCCATAGATGAATAGTCCACCGGATCGGACTAATTTGCATGCACGAGCGTCAACTAATTGGACTGCTACTGTCATTACccctgattttatttttctccgGTGTCTCGCGGATTCTTCGATCAGGACCCCCCACCTCCCCGCGCGCGAGATATATATGCCACTTAGGCTGAGAGGCAAACACACAAACACCTTGTGTACACGAACAAGCagcgtgtgcgtgcgtgctctGAACTTGTGATGGCGATGGCGGGCTCGCCGTCCGCGGCCGGCAGTTGTCACCTGCCGGCCTTGCTCCTGTTCCTTGCCGCCGTGCCGTGGGGCGTGGACTGCGCCGGTGCCGGGGCGGGGACGTACGACGTCGTGTCGGTCACCTCGTCGGGGTCGCAGCTGTCGGCGGGGCTGgagcttgccgccgccggcggggtgGACCCGGCGCTCGGGCCCGACGTCCAGAGGCTCCACCTGACTGCCAGGCAAGTATATGACACCACCGACGATCGATTGCCTCATGAGTTTTTCGGACTTCGGTGATACTACttccatcttgatttgatccGCGGAGTAGGGAAGTGAGCTAGCGTTTTAGTTCGTCGCCCACTTTGGGCCATTTATTCGGTTAGTTTAATTTGACGTTTTGATTGAGCTACACCGACAATTTGTTTTGGGGACTAAATTGGTGGTTCTTAATGGAAGAAAATGACACTTTGTTTACGATTTGGGGGTTC
This is a stretch of genomic DNA from Brachypodium distachyon strain Bd21 chromosome 1, Brachypodium_distachyon_v3.0, whole genome shotgun sequence. It encodes these proteins:
- the LOC100823830 gene encoding uncharacterized protein LOC100823830; translated protein: MNANIWCVSLVQTERSVDMLLHGKKPLVEVADIKRLMFYSHTLGKDRVSSCSRYFKIPPPYLYGGRQVLGVAGSLSFVPEVTSDQKVPGAAPWAVALLIAGSSPPVPHPISGTSSLCAFSLSEHSFCNLFICSSF